The Hymenobacter oligotrophus genome segment TGACGCACAAAACCAAATGGTTGGTATTTGCCCCTAGCGGGCTGGTAGTAATAGGCCTTGGCGTATGCCTGATTCAGTGGGCCTCCAAACGCATGCAGGATGGCGCCGCTACCAAAGATTGGGTAATGGCTGGCACCGTGGCGCTGGGGGTGTTCAACGCCGGGGTAAGCCTGTTTGGGCGCGGCGTGGCCGAGAGTGTGCTTTACCAGCTTAAGGAGAAACCAAGTAAGGAGGCTAGCCCGGCCAAGTTGCCGCAGGATTAACCCGCAGCGCGCCGGGGCAAAAGCAGAAAGCCGCAGTCAAAGACTGCGGCCTTGCCTACGTGCCAGGTAATTTCTCACCAATACCCTTTTCTGGCACTTTTGCTTTCTAAGTAGCTGGCCGGCCCTCACCACAAAAGCCGGACAGCGATACAAAAGTACAGCGGCCACGGGGGTAGGCGGCCCAAACTGGCTGAACGGCAGCCCGAACTGTGTGAACAGTGCACTTGCCTAAGCGAGCGTGCGCGGTGGCTTTCAACTCAGTTCGGGCTTGCTGTCAGTAGTAGCCTGAACGCCGTACCAGGCAGCGGCCGCAAAAAAAATTTGCAAGTTTCGGACGAGCTGTGTTAAGTTTGCACCCCGTTTCAGCAATGCCTGTGCACGCAAGCACGCCGACCGGAAAACGATTCTGTAGCTCAGCTGGTAGAGCAATACACTTTTAATGTATGGGTCCTGGGTTCGAATCCCAGCGGAATCACTCCAAAGCCTCGCACTTCTGCGGGGCTTTTTTGTTGTAGCAGGTATCAGCTGCTGCCGTGCTCGCCCGCTTACCGCCTAGGTACTGGGCCAGCCCAAAACCGATGCAGGCCGCAGCTGCGTAAGCATTGCAACATCACCTTCTGCACTATGCACATTCGTTCGGCTGTATTGCTGCTGCTAGCGGCGGGTTGGTTTTCGGGGGCGCAAGCCCAAACCAAGCCGGCAGGCGCCAAGCCACCAAAGCCCGCGGCGGCCAGGCCGGCCGCGCCGCGCAACCCCTACTACTCGCGCACCGATACCACCCGCTTGCGCCTCTCCGACGCACAATGGCAAAAGGTACTTACGCCGGAGGTGTACCGCGTGGCCCGCGGCAAAGGCACGGAGCGCGCGTTTACGGGCAAATACTGGAACGCCACCGGCCGCGGTACTTACTATTGCGCACCCTGCGGCAACGCCCTGTTTCGCTCCGATGCCAAATTTGCCAGCGACTGTGGCTGGCCCAGCTTTTTTGAGCCCCTGCGTGCCAAATCGGTGAGGTACTTGCCCGACAACACGTACGGCATGGAGCGCATCGAGGTGGTGTGCGGCCGTTGCGATTCGCACCTCGGCCACATTTTCGACGACGGGCCCGCGCCCACCTACAAGCGCTTTTGCATGAACTCCATCGTGCTCGACTTTGTGCCGAGTGGCGTGGCCAGCTTTGGCCTGCGCTAACGCAGCGCGCCTCGGAGTACCTAATCAACGGCGGTTGGCCTCGTGGGCCTGCCGCCGTTGTTCGTTTTGTTGCAAGTCGTTCAGCTCGATGTTGAGGGCGTCTACGGAAATCTGAATTTCCCACAGCGACAACCCCAACGATACCAGCAACATCAGCAAACTGGCCCCGAACACGAGCTTGCCTAGGTTGGCGAAACCGGCGTACAGCAAAAACATACACAGTACGCAGCCAAACATGCTGGCAATACCTACGGCCTGCATGTTGCGCACTAGCCCCAGGCGCCGCCGCAGGTTCCGGATTTGCCGCATGTAATGTTCGTTGTGGGTTTCGGCGTACTGCGCCTTAAGCGTGCGCACTAGGTTGGCCAAGGCCAGAAAGCGGTTGGTAAACGCCAACAACAGCAACGACAACGCCGGAAACAACAAGGCCGGGGTGGTAAGCGAAATATCCATAAGCTCAGCAATAAGCAGCAGCGGCTGGCCCGGTGCGGCGAGCCTAAAAGTACCTAGGGGCGGTAGTATAACCACATCGGCTACCTTGCGGCGTACATTCGCTGCAGGGCCGCAGGTCCTTTCATCTACCCACGTTTTTTCCACCTAGGCAAAACGATGACACTACCGTTTACCCGCGTGTTGCGCGCCGGGCTACTGGCCCTGAGTGTGGCAACGGCCGCCCCCAGCGTGGCGCAGCAGGCGCTGCAGTCGCCCGAGCAGTTTTTGGGGTACAAGCTGGGCAGCCGCTTTACCTACCACGCCGATGTGCTGCGCTACGCCGAGTACCTGGCGCAGCAGCACGCCGACCGCATGCGCATCGTGCCCTACGGCCGCACCTACGAAGGCCGCCCGCTCGAGGTGGTGCAAATAGCCTCCGCGCGCAACCTGCAACGCCTCGACGACATCCGGCGCAGCAACTTGCGCCGCGCCGGCCTCGAAAGCGGCACGCCCAGCCTCGATCAGCCGGCCATTGTGTGGCTGAGCTACAACGTGCACGGCAACGAGGCCGTGTCGAGCGAGGCCGTGCTGCAGGTGCTCTACGACTTCAGCAACCCGCAAAACAAAGAGGCGCAAGCCCTGCTCGAGCGGGTGGTGCTGCTGATTGACCCCTGCGTGAACCCCGACGGGCGCGAGCGGTACGCGCAGTGGTACGGCCGCGTGGCCGGGGCGCCCGCCAATGCCTCGCCGCTTAGCTGGGAGCACCGCGAGCCGTGGCCCGGCGGCCGCTTCAACCACTACATGTTCGATCTGAACCGCGACTGGGCCTGGCAAACCCAGCGCGAAAGCCAGCAGCGCATTGCCTTGTACAACCAGTGGCTGCCGCAGGTACACGCCGATTTTCACGAGATGAGTGCCGAAGCGCCGTATTACTTCTCGCCGGCGGCTAAGCCTTTCCACGAAGACATTACGCCTTACCAGCGCAAGTTTCAGAACGTCATCGGCGACTACAACCGGCAAGTGTTCGATAAGAACGGCTGGCTTTATTTCAGCCGCGAAACTTACGACTTGTTTGCGCCCAGCTACGGCGACACCTGGCCCTCGTTTAACGGCGCCATCGGCATGACGTACGAGCAGGGCGGCAGCGGCCGCGCCGGCGTGCGCTACATCAAGAGCGACGGCGACACGCTGACCTTGGCCGACCGCATTGCCCACCACCACGCCGCCAGCTGGGCCACCATCAGGGCCGCCGCCGACCACCAGCAGGAGATGCTAAAGGAGTTCGACAAGTACTACCAGGATGCCCGCCAGCGGCCCCGCGGCCGCTACAAGAGCTACGTGGTAAGCGGCTCGCCCGAGCGCATGGCGCCGCTCGTCGATTACCTGCAGCGCCAGCAAATTCAGTTTGGCTACCTAGGCGAGCGGCGCAAAACCCAGGCCTACAACTACAGCAGCGGCAAGCGCGAAGGCGTAACGCTGCAGCCTACCGATGTGGTCATTAGCATGTACCAGCCCAAATCGACGCTGGTAAAAGTGCTGTTTGAGCCGCAGGCGGCCTTGGAAGACTCGCTGACCTACGACATCACGGCTTGGGCCTTGCCCTACGCCTACGGGTTGCAGGGCTACGCGCTTACCACTAACCTGAAGGCCGGGGGCAAGGCACCTGCTGCGGCAAGCAAGCCCAACGCTACGCTGCCCGCCGCCGATGGCACCACCTACGCCTACATTGCCCGCTGGAACTCGCTGCGCGATGCGCGCCTGCTCTCGGCTTTGCTGCAACGCCAGGTGCGCGTACGCGTGGCCTACCAGCCCTTCGAGGCCGGTGGGCAGAAATTTCAGGCCGGTACGCTGCTGATCAACCGCGGCAACAACCAAAACCTGGGCAACCGCTTCGATGCTGTGGTGCGCAGCCTGGCCGATTCGGTGGGGGCTGAGCTAACGGCCGTGAAAACCGGCTTTGCCACCGAAGGCAGCGACCTGGGCTCGGGCAACGTGCACGGCGTGGCCCGGCCCAACGTAGCCCTGCTGGCCGGCCCCGGCACCGATGCCACCGCTTTCGGCGAGGTGTGGCACTTCTTCGAGCAGCAACTGGGTTACCCCGTGTCGGTTATTGGCACCGATTACTTTGCCTCGGTGCCGCTGAACAAGTTTGATGTGCTGGTGCTGCCCGATGGCAACTACGCCGATGTGCTAAATGAGCGGCAGCTCGAAAATCTGAAAACTTGGGTGCGCAGCGGCGGACGTCTGGTAGCCATGGAAGGCGCCATGGGTTACTTGGCCGGCAAAAAAGATTTTGCGCTGAAAACCAAATCGGCCGACTCAAGCCAAACCAACTCCAAGAAAGGCGCTGCCCCCGCCGACCCTTACCGGCAGCTGCGCCGCTACGGCACCGCCGAGCGCGAGGCCTTGCAGGAGCAAGTGCAAGGCAGCGTGTACCGCGTGGAGCTCGACAATACGCACCCGCTGGCCTTTGGCTACCCCAGCAGCTACTTTGCCTTGGTGCGTAGCCCGCTCAACTACCAGTTTTTAGGCGAAGGCAGCTGGAACGTAGGCGTGCTGAAAAAAGGCCAGGCCGCCTCGGGCTTCACGGGCAGCCAGGTGCGCGCCAAACTCAACGACACCGTAGTGCTGGGCGTGCAGGACCTCGGCCGCGGCCAAGTGGTGTACCTCGGCGACAACCCGCTGTTCCGGGGTTTTTGGCAAGCCGGCAAATTGCTGTTCACGAATGCCATTTTTATGGTGGGCCAGTAGGCACCTAAGGCTAACTACCAAAAAGCCCCGCCGGAGCAATCCGGCGGGGCTTTTTTATGGGTTCGAGGCGAGGGTTAGTCTACGATGTCCTCGGCTTTGTTGCCTACTTTTTTGGCGCCGCTCTTAACGCCGCGGCCTACTTTTTTAGCGCCTTTGCCCACGGTGCGGCCTACTTTCTTACCGCCGCGCTTTACGTCGCTGCCCGTGTTGCTTACCATACGGCCAGATTTGGTGCGCTCGTAGGGCGTGTTGGTGCCGGTGGCGGGCGTAGCCGAGCTGTTGGCATCGTTCGTGGTCGTGGTGCCCGTCATGGTGCCGCCAGTAGTCGTCGTGCCCGTGGTGGTGGTGCCGGTGTTGTACGTACCCGAGGTAGTACCCGTCGACATGGTGCCCGACGTGGTGCCAGTAGACATAGTACCCGAGGTAGTGCCCGTAGTGGTGGTGCTACCGCCGGTGGTGGTAGTCGAAGACGACGAGGTGGTGCCGGTTTGGGCCATGGCCGAAATGCTGGTCAGCGCAACGGCCGACAGGAGCATCAGTATCTTTTTCATAGGATGAGGTCAGATTAAGAATCGACCTTTCTACGCAAACCCGGCAACAAGGATACTTAAGGCAGTAATAAAGAACTGTCGCCGTAGCTTAAAAAGCGGTAGTTGTTGGCCAATGCGTGGTCGTACACACGGCGCCAGCCGGGCCCAATTAAGGCCGCAATGAGCAGCAGCAGGGTGCTTTCGGGCTGATGAAAATTGGTAATAAGCCCTTGCATGGCCCGAAAGCGGTAGCCCGGCGCAATTAGCAGCTGCGTGCTGGCTTGCAAGGCATCGTCGCCGCGGCGCTCCAGCTCATCGAGCAAGGCTTGCAGCGCCGCTTGCATGGGTACTTCGGTAGCGTGTTCGTAGGGCTCCCACTGCTGCACCACGCCCGATAAGTTGCCGCCGCGCACCA includes the following:
- a CDS encoding M14 family metallopeptidase; translation: MTLPFTRVLRAGLLALSVATAAPSVAQQALQSPEQFLGYKLGSRFTYHADVLRYAEYLAQQHADRMRIVPYGRTYEGRPLEVVQIASARNLQRLDDIRRSNLRRAGLESGTPSLDQPAIVWLSYNVHGNEAVSSEAVLQVLYDFSNPQNKEAQALLERVVLLIDPCVNPDGRERYAQWYGRVAGAPANASPLSWEHREPWPGGRFNHYMFDLNRDWAWQTQRESQQRIALYNQWLPQVHADFHEMSAEAPYYFSPAAKPFHEDITPYQRKFQNVIGDYNRQVFDKNGWLYFSRETYDLFAPSYGDTWPSFNGAIGMTYEQGGSGRAGVRYIKSDGDTLTLADRIAHHHAASWATIRAAADHQQEMLKEFDKYYQDARQRPRGRYKSYVVSGSPERMAPLVDYLQRQQIQFGYLGERRKTQAYNYSSGKREGVTLQPTDVVISMYQPKSTLVKVLFEPQAALEDSLTYDITAWALPYAYGLQGYALTTNLKAGGKAPAAASKPNATLPAADGTTYAYIARWNSLRDARLLSALLQRQVRVRVAYQPFEAGGQKFQAGTLLINRGNNQNLGNRFDAVVRSLADSVGAELTAVKTGFATEGSDLGSGNVHGVARPNVALLAGPGTDATAFGEVWHFFEQQLGYPVSVIGTDYFASVPLNKFDVLVLPDGNYADVLNERQLENLKTWVRSGGRLVAMEGAMGYLAGKKDFALKTKSADSSQTNSKKGAAPADPYRQLRRYGTAEREALQEQVQGSVYRVELDNTHPLAFGYPSSYFALVRSPLNYQFLGEGSWNVGVLKKGQAASGFTGSQVRAKLNDTVVLGVQDLGRGQVVYLGDNPLFRGFWQAGKLLFTNAIFMVGQ
- a CDS encoding DUF2721 domain-containing protein gives rise to the protein MDISLTTPALLFPALSLLLLAFTNRFLALANLVRTLKAQYAETHNEHYMRQIRNLRRRLGLVRNMQAVGIASMFGCVLCMFLLYAGFANLGKLVFGASLLMLLVSLGLSLWEIQISVDALNIELNDLQQNEQRRQAHEANRR
- the msrB gene encoding peptide-methionine (R)-S-oxide reductase MsrB, with product MHIRSAVLLLLAAGWFSGAQAQTKPAGAKPPKPAAARPAAPRNPYYSRTDTTRLRLSDAQWQKVLTPEVYRVARGKGTERAFTGKYWNATGRGTYYCAPCGNALFRSDAKFASDCGWPSFFEPLRAKSVRYLPDNTYGMERIEVVCGRCDSHLGHIFDDGPAPTYKRFCMNSIVLDFVPSGVASFGLR